The following proteins come from a genomic window of Pseudomonas syringae:
- a CDS encoding methyl-accepting chemotaxis protein has protein sequence MRNNQPVTQRELTFPAEQRLISTTDTRGTITYCNDAFVDISGYSEAELLGAAHNTVRHPDVPPAVFEHMWTTLKTGQPWMGIVKNRCKNGDHYWVNAYVTPMLENRKVVGFESVRIKPTAEQIRRAEALYKRINQGKSAIPGRDKWLPVLQDWLPFILVSQLSFLIGVWLNSHWGFALAAALSVPLGLLGLSWQQRGTKRLLRLAEQTTSDPLIAQMYTDSRGPQARLEMSILSQEARMKTCLTRLQDTAEHLNSQARQSNSLANDSSTGLERQRVETEQVAAAINQMAATTQEVASHVHRAADATQQANELTRRGRDIAGETREAIQRLSTSVGETGLTVTRLAKDSDEIGGVVDVIKGIADQTNLLALNAAIEAARAGEMGRGFAVVADEVRQLAKRTAESTGQIHGLIAKLQQTATDAVQTMDAGRRQAEEGVARVLEADQALVGISEAVANITDMTTQIATATEEQSAVAEEINRNISTIAELADKTADEARRSAVLSGELTDTANSQYSLVERFNR, from the coding sequence ATGCGCAATAACCAGCCTGTCACCCAACGTGAGCTGACATTTCCTGCCGAACAACGACTGATTTCCACCACCGACACCCGAGGCACGATTACGTACTGCAATGATGCCTTCGTCGATATCAGTGGTTACAGCGAAGCCGAATTGCTCGGTGCCGCGCACAACACCGTTCGCCATCCGGATGTTCCGCCGGCGGTTTTCGAACACATGTGGACCACGCTCAAGACCGGCCAGCCGTGGATGGGCATCGTCAAGAACCGTTGCAAGAATGGCGACCACTATTGGGTCAACGCCTACGTGACGCCGATGCTGGAAAACAGGAAGGTGGTGGGTTTCGAGTCGGTACGCATCAAACCGACCGCCGAACAGATTCGTCGCGCCGAAGCCCTGTACAAGCGCATCAATCAGGGCAAGAGCGCCATACCGGGTCGTGATAAATGGCTACCGGTGTTGCAGGACTGGCTGCCGTTCATTCTGGTCAGCCAGTTGAGCTTTCTGATTGGTGTGTGGCTCAACTCGCACTGGGGCTTCGCGCTTGCCGCCGCATTGTCGGTGCCGCTTGGCCTGCTCGGCCTGTCCTGGCAACAGCGCGGCACCAAACGCCTGCTGCGCCTGGCTGAACAGACCACCTCTGACCCGCTGATCGCGCAGATGTACACCGACAGCCGTGGCCCGCAGGCGCGTCTGGAAATGTCGATCCTCAGCCAGGAAGCGCGCATGAAAACCTGCCTGACGCGCTTGCAGGACACCGCCGAGCATCTGAACAGTCAGGCCCGACAATCCAACTCGCTGGCCAACGACAGCTCGACCGGGCTGGAACGTCAGCGTGTGGAAACCGAACAGGTCGCCGCAGCCATCAACCAGATGGCCGCCACCACCCAGGAAGTTGCCAGCCATGTACATCGCGCCGCTGACGCCACTCAACAAGCCAATGAGCTGACCCGTCGCGGCCGCGATATCGCCGGCGAAACCCGCGAAGCCATTCAGCGCCTTTCCACCTCGGTGGGCGAAACCGGCCTGACCGTGACGCGACTGGCCAAGGACAGCGATGAAATCGGCGGCGTGGTCGATGTGATCAAAGGCATCGCCGACCAGACCAACCTGCTGGCCCTCAACGCGGCCATCGAAGCGGCCCGTGCCGGAGAGATGGGCCGTGGCTTTGCGGTGGTGGCAGATGAAGTACGCCAGTTGGCAAAACGCACTGCCGAATCTACTGGCCAGATTCATGGCCTGATCGCCAAATTGCAGCAGACGGCTACCGACGCCGTGCAGACCATGGACGCCGGACGTCGTCAGGCCGAAGAAGGCGTGGCCCGGGTGCTGGAAGCGGATCAGGCGCTGGTGGGCATCAGCGAAGCGGTCGCCAACATCACCGACATGACCACTCAGATTGCCACTGCCACCGAAGAACAAAGCGCGGTAGCCGAAGAGATCAACCGCAACATTTCCACTATCGCCGAACTGGCCGACAAAACCGCCGACGAAGCCCGACGCTCGGCAGTATTGAGCGGGGAACTGACGGACACCGCCAATTCGCAGTACTCGTTGGTGGAGCGCTTTAATCGCTGA
- the acnA gene encoding aconitate hydratase AcnA — translation MPSLDSLKSLKTLEIDNKTYHYFSLPDAARSLGNLDKLPMSLKVLLENLLRWEDNKTVTGNDLKAIADWLTERRSDREIQYRPARVLMQDFTGVPAVVDLAAMRAAVAKAGGDPQRINPLSPVDLVIDHSVMVDTFGNSGAFEQNVDIEMQRNGERYAFLRWGQSAFDNFSVVPPGTGICHQVNLEYLGRTVWTKEEDGRTYAFPDTLVGTDSHTTMINGLGVLGWGVGGIEAEAAMLGQPVSMLIPEVIGFRLTGKLKEGITATDLVLTVTQMLRKKGVVGKFVEFYGDGLADLPLADRATIANMAPEYGATCGFFPVDDVTLDYLRLSGRPAETVKLVEAYCKAQGLWRLPGQEPVFTDSLELDMSTVEASLAGPKRPQDRVALPQVAQAFNDFLGLQVKPAKGEEGRLESEGGGGVAVGNDAQVSGESHYEYNGQTYQLKDGAVVIAAITSCTNTSNPSVMMAAGLVAKKAVEKGLQRKPWVKSSLAPGSKVVTDYYAAAGLTQYLDALGFNLVGYGCTTCIGNSGPLLEPIEKAIQQSDLTVASVLSGNRNFEGRVHPLVKTNWLASPPLVVAYALAGSVRIDISSEPLGEGSDGQPVYLRDIWPSQKEIADAVASVNTGMFHKEYAEVFAGDEQWQAIEVPQAATYVWQDDSTYIQHPPFFDGIGGPPPVIQDVEDARILALLGDSVTTDHISPAGNIKADSPAGRYLQEKGVKSQDFNSYGSRRGNHEVMMRGTFANIRIRNEMLGGEEGGNTVHVPSGEKLAIYDAAMRYQAEGTPLVIIAGLEYGTGSSRDWAAKGTNLLGVKAVIAESFERIHRSNLVGMGVLPLQFKNGQTRKTLGLTGKETLKITGLTNADVQPGMSLALHIEREDGSHETVDVLCRIDTLNEVEYFKSGGILHYVLRQLIAS, via the coding sequence ATGCCCTCCCTCGATAGCCTGAAGAGCCTGAAAACGCTCGAAATCGATAACAAGACCTACCACTATTTCAGCCTGCCCGATGCTGCCCGCTCCCTCGGCAATCTCGACAAGCTGCCCATGTCCCTCAAAGTGTTGCTGGAAAACCTGCTGCGCTGGGAAGACAACAAAACCGTCACCGGCAACGACCTCAAGGCCATCGCCGACTGGTTGACCGAGCGTCGTTCGGATCGAGAGATCCAGTACCGCCCTGCCCGGGTCCTCATGCAGGATTTCACCGGAGTGCCTGCGGTGGTCGATCTGGCCGCGATGCGTGCCGCCGTAGCCAAGGCTGGCGGCGACCCGCAGCGCATCAACCCGCTGTCGCCGGTGGACCTGGTCATCGACCACTCGGTCATGGTCGACACGTTCGGCAACTCCGGGGCGTTCGAACAGAACGTTGACATCGAGATGCAGCGCAACGGTGAGCGCTACGCGTTTCTGCGCTGGGGCCAGAGCGCCTTCGATAACTTCAGCGTGGTGCCGCCCGGCACCGGTATTTGCCATCAGGTGAACCTGGAGTATCTGGGCCGCACCGTCTGGACTAAAGAAGAAGACGGTCGCACCTATGCCTTCCCCGACACACTGGTCGGCACCGACTCGCACACCACCATGATCAACGGCCTCGGCGTACTGGGCTGGGGCGTGGGCGGGATCGAAGCCGAGGCAGCGATGCTCGGCCAGCCGGTGTCGATGCTGATCCCGGAAGTCATCGGTTTCCGGCTGACCGGCAAACTGAAGGAAGGCATCACCGCGACCGATCTGGTGCTGACCGTGACCCAGATGCTGCGCAAGAAAGGCGTGGTCGGCAAGTTCGTCGAGTTCTACGGTGACGGCCTGGCCGATCTGCCGCTGGCCGACCGTGCAACCATCGCCAACATGGCCCCGGAGTACGGCGCAACCTGCGGTTTCTTCCCGGTTGATGACGTGACGCTGGATTACCTGCGCCTGTCAGGCCGCCCCGCTGAAACCGTGAAACTGGTTGAAGCCTATTGCAAGGCACAAGGCCTGTGGCGTCTGCCCGGCCAGGAGCCGGTGTTCACCGACAGCCTGGAACTGGACATGAGTACCGTAGAGGCCAGCCTTGCCGGTCCGAAGCGCCCGCAGGACCGTGTGGCGTTGCCACAGGTTGCCCAGGCGTTCAACGACTTCCTAGGCTTGCAGGTCAAGCCTGCCAAAGGCGAAGAAGGCCGTCTTGAAAGCGAAGGCGGCGGTGGCGTTGCAGTGGGCAACGATGCGCAGGTCAGCGGCGAAAGCCACTATGAGTACAACGGGCAGACCTATCAGCTGAAAGATGGCGCGGTAGTGATCGCGGCCATCACCTCCTGCACCAACACGTCCAACCCCAGCGTGATGATGGCAGCCGGCCTGGTGGCCAAAAAAGCCGTCGAAAAAGGCCTGCAACGCAAGCCTTGGGTAAAGAGTTCGCTGGCACCCGGCTCCAAGGTCGTGACCGATTACTATGCGGCAGCCGGCCTGACTCAATACCTCGACGCGCTGGGCTTCAACCTGGTGGGCTATGGCTGTACGACCTGCATCGGCAACTCCGGCCCTCTGCTGGAGCCGATCGAAAAAGCCATTCAGCAGTCCGACCTGACCGTCGCGTCGGTGCTGTCGGGCAACCGCAACTTCGAGGGCCGGGTTCATCCGCTGGTCAAGACCAACTGGCTGGCCTCGCCACCGCTGGTGGTCGCCTACGCGTTGGCAGGCTCAGTGCGCATCGACATCAGCAGCGAACCGCTGGGCGAAGGCTCGGACGGCCAACCTGTTTATCTGCGCGACATCTGGCCCAGCCAGAAGGAGATCGCCGACGCGGTCGCCAGCGTCAATACCGGCATGTTTCACAAGGAATACGCCGAGGTGTTTGCCGGTGACGAACAGTGGCAGGCCATCGAGGTGCCGCAGGCTGCCACCTATGTCTGGCAGGACGACTCAACGTACATTCAACACCCGCCGTTCTTCGACGGCATTGGCGGCCCGCCGCCCGTGATTCAGGACGTGGAAGACGCGCGCATCCTTGCCCTGCTGGGGGATTCGGTCACCACTGACCACATCTCCCCTGCTGGCAATATCAAGGCCGACAGCCCGGCCGGACGTTATCTGCAAGAGAAAGGCGTCAAGTCCCAGGATTTCAACTCTTACGGCTCACGTCGCGGCAACCATGAAGTGATGATGCGCGGCACCTTTGCCAACATTCGTATCCGCAACGAAATGCTCGGCGGCGAAGAAGGCGGCAACACTGTGCACGTGCCATCCGGCGAGAAGCTGGCGATCTACGACGCCGCGATGCGCTATCAGGCTGAAGGCACACCGCTGGTGATTATCGCAGGCCTGGAGTACGGCACCGGTTCCAGCCGCGACTGGGCGGCGAAAGGTACCAATCTGCTGGGCGTCAAAGCGGTCATTGCCGAAAGCTTTGAGCGCATCCACCGCTCCAACCTGGTGGGCATGGGTGTTCTGCCATTGCAGTTCAAGAACGGCCAGACGCGCAAGACCCTGGGCCTGACCGGCAAGGAAACCCTGAAAATCACCGGGCTGACCAACGCCGACGTGCAACCAGGCATGAGCCTGGCCCTGCATATCGAGCGCGAGGACGGCAGCCACGAAACCGTCGACGTATTGTGCCGTATCGATACGCTCAACGAGGTGGAGTACTTCAAGTCGGGCGGCATTCTGCATTATGTGTTGCGACAGCTGATCGCCTCCTGA
- the rlmM gene encoding 23S rRNA (cytidine(2498)-2'-O)-methyltransferase RlmM, with protein sequence MNTLFMHCRPGFEGEVCSEIAEHAARLEVAGYAKARPNTACAEFICTEADGAERLMSGQRFDQMIFPRQWARGLFLDLPETDRISVILAQLSAFPTCGSLWLEVVDTNDGKELSNFCKKFEAPLRKALSQGGKLVDDPRKPRLLLTFKSGREVFLGLADADNCAMWPMGIPRLKFPREAPSRSTLKLEEAWHHFIPRDQWDERLSGDMTGVDLGAAPGGWTYQLVRRGMLVTAIDNGPMAESLMDTGLVQHLMADGFTYKPRQPVDWMVCDIVEKPARNAALLETWLGEGLCREAVVNLKLPMKQRYAEVRRLLDRIEEGFQARGVRVSIGCKQLYHDREEVTCHLRRLDVAKAAKK encoded by the coding sequence ATGAATACACTGTTTATGCATTGCCGGCCCGGTTTTGAAGGCGAGGTCTGCTCGGAAATCGCCGAGCATGCCGCACGCCTGGAGGTTGCCGGTTATGCCAAGGCGCGACCCAATACCGCCTGCGCCGAATTTATCTGCACCGAAGCGGATGGCGCCGAACGGCTGATGAGCGGCCAGCGCTTCGACCAGATGATCTTCCCTCGGCAGTGGGCGCGAGGCCTGTTTCTCGACCTGCCGGAGACCGACCGCATCAGCGTGATCCTCGCTCAGCTGTCGGCGTTTCCGACGTGTGGGAGCCTGTGGCTGGAGGTGGTGGACACCAACGATGGCAAGGAGCTGTCGAATTTCTGCAAGAAGTTCGAAGCGCCGTTGCGCAAGGCCTTGAGCCAGGGTGGCAAGCTGGTCGATGATCCGCGCAAACCGCGTTTGCTGTTGACCTTCAAGAGCGGTCGCGAGGTGTTTCTTGGACTGGCTGACGCTGACAATTGCGCGATGTGGCCGATGGGCATCCCGCGCTTGAAGTTCCCCCGCGAGGCGCCGAGCCGCTCCACTCTGAAACTTGAAGAAGCGTGGCATCATTTCATCCCCAGAGACCAGTGGGACGAGCGTCTTTCCGGTGACATGACCGGCGTCGACCTGGGCGCCGCGCCCGGTGGCTGGACCTATCAACTGGTACGCCGCGGCATGCTGGTGACGGCCATCGACAACGGGCCGATGGCGGAAAGCCTGATGGATACCGGGCTGGTGCAGCATTTGATGGCCGACGGCTTCACCTACAAGCCTCGCCAGCCGGTGGACTGGATGGTCTGCGATATCGTCGAAAAGCCGGCGCGCAATGCGGCGCTGCTGGAAACCTGGCTGGGCGAAGGCTTGTGTCGCGAAGCGGTGGTCAACCTCAAGCTGCCGATGAAACAGCGCTACGCGGAAGTCCGTCGCTTGCTCGACCGCATCGAAGAGGGCTTTCAGGCGCGCGGTGTGCGGGTGTCGATCGGCTGCAAACAGCTCTACCACGATCGCGAAGAAGTCACCTGCCACTTGCGCCGACTGGACGTGGCCAAAGCTGCGAAAAAGTGA
- the tusA gene encoding sulfurtransferase TusA, giving the protein MSESVEHLTVDAVLDATGLNCPEPVMMLHQKVRDLPAGGLLKVIATDPSTRRDIPKFCIFLGHELVAEQAEAETFLYWIRKKAD; this is encoded by the coding sequence ATGTCTGAATCCGTTGAACACCTCACCGTTGATGCCGTTCTGGATGCCACCGGGCTGAACTGCCCGGAACCGGTGATGATGCTGCACCAGAAGGTTCGCGACCTGCCTGCGGGCGGTTTGCTCAAGGTCATCGCGACCGATCCGTCCACGCGCCGTGACATTCCCAAGTTCTGCATCTTCCTCGGCCATGAGCTGGTCGCGGAGCAGGCAGAGGCAGAAACTTTTCTGTACTGGATTCGCAAGAAAGCCGACTGA
- the pdxB gene encoding 4-phosphoerythronate dehydrogenase PdxB — translation MRIVADENIPLLDAFFADFGDIRRLPGRSIDRAAIADADILLVRSVTPVTREMLEGSPVRFVGTCTIGTDHLDLAYFQEAGIQWSSAPGCNARGVVDYVLGSLLTLAEIEGVDLRQRTYGVVGAGQVGGRLVTVLKALGWDVLVCDPPRESAEGQGFVSLDEIIQRCDVISLHTPLTRAGDMPTWHLFDEARLRQLRQGAWLINASRGAVVDNAALHDVLLDREDLQAVLDVWEGEPQVNTALADLCVIGTPHIAGYSLDGRQRGTAQIYQALCAFFGQPPVITLDDLLPRPWLAQIRLDVETDPVWALNTLCRSVYDPRRDDADFRRSLTGDTASQRLAFDALRKHYPPRREIEGLKVRLEGHSEALVQIVRALGAVLV, via the coding sequence ATGCGCATTGTTGCTGACGAAAATATTCCCTTGCTCGACGCCTTTTTCGCTGATTTCGGAGACATACGTCGCTTGCCCGGACGTTCCATAGACCGTGCAGCGATAGCGGACGCCGACATTCTGCTGGTGCGCTCGGTTACGCCAGTGACCCGCGAGATGCTGGAGGGCAGCCCGGTGCGTTTCGTCGGCACCTGCACCATCGGCACGGATCATCTGGACCTCGCTTATTTCCAGGAGGCTGGCATTCAATGGTCCAGCGCGCCGGGCTGCAACGCGCGTGGCGTCGTCGATTATGTGCTGGGCAGCCTGCTGACCCTGGCTGAAATCGAAGGTGTCGATCTCAGGCAGCGTACCTACGGTGTGGTCGGTGCAGGGCAGGTGGGCGGTCGTCTCGTGACAGTATTGAAGGCGCTGGGCTGGGATGTGCTGGTCTGCGATCCGCCCCGCGAGTCAGCCGAAGGGCAAGGTTTTGTCAGTCTCGACGAGATCATCCAGCGTTGTGACGTCATCAGTCTGCACACGCCGCTGACCAGAGCCGGAGACATGCCGACCTGGCACTTGTTCGACGAGGCGCGTCTTCGTCAGCTAAGACAAGGTGCCTGGCTGATCAACGCCAGCCGTGGCGCGGTGGTGGACAACGCAGCGCTGCATGACGTGCTGCTGGATCGCGAAGACCTGCAGGCCGTGCTGGATGTCTGGGAGGGCGAGCCGCAAGTCAATACAGCGCTGGCCGATCTGTGTGTGATCGGGACGCCGCACATCGCCGGTTACAGTCTTGACGGCAGGCAGCGTGGCACTGCGCAGATCTATCAGGCGCTGTGTGCCTTTTTCGGCCAGCCGCCGGTGATCACCCTCGACGACCTGCTGCCCCGGCCATGGCTGGCGCAGATCCGTCTCGATGTCGAGACTGATCCGGTCTGGGCCTTGAATACGTTGTGCCGCAGCGTGTACGACCCGCGCCGCGACGACGCGGATTTTCGCCGCAGCCTGACAGGCGATACGGCCAGTCAGCGTCTGGCCTTCGACGCCTTGCGCAAACACTATCCGCCACGTCGCGAAATCGAAGGGCTGAAGGTCCGGCTTGAGGGCCATTCCGAAGCGTTGGTGCAGATCGTCAGGGCGCTGGGCGCGGTGCTGGTCTGA
- a CDS encoding PA1571 family protein, translating into MSLHERSTEVQVVRATPNLPVGGAILDQDGHEVLITEEMVQVACQECDKNWVTPEK; encoded by the coding sequence ATGAGCCTGCACGAGCGCAGCACCGAAGTTCAAGTCGTACGAGCCACGCCCAACCTGCCGGTTGGCGGTGCCATTCTCGACCAGGACGGGCACGAAGTACTGATCACCGAAGAAATGGTTCAGGTGGCCTGTCAGGAATGCGACAAGAACTGGGTAACACCTGAAAAATAA
- a CDS encoding ABC transporter transmembrane domain-containing protein, translated as MISLFSGRQRQAIRLAASFIAPYRWQALGALLALVVTAGITLSIGQGIKLMIDQGFMTRSAQLLERSIGLFMLLTVGLAIGTFTRFYLVSWIGERVVADLRKKVFDHLIELHPGFYENNRSSEIQSRLTADTTLLQSVIGSSLSMFLRNALMVIGGIVLLFITNPKLTSIVVVALPLIIAPILMFGRRVRNLSRESQDRVANVGSYVAEALGQIKTVQAYNHQQQDRQRFAHTVEQAFDTARKRILQRSWLITLVIVLVLGAVAVMLWVGGMDVINGRISSGELAAFVFYALVVGMAFGTLSEVIGELQRAAGAAERIGELLQARSEIRAPATDLLILPPRISGRLALENVSFAYPSRPERNAVDSLTLSVEPGETLALVGPSGAGKSTIFDLLLRFYDPASGRILIEGMAVERLDPHDLRRCFALVSQSPALFFGSVEDNIRYGNANASFEQVEAAARIAHAHEFILEMADGYRTHLGEGGLGLSGGQRQRLAIARALLVDAPVLLLDEATSALDAQSEHLIQQALPSLMQGRTTLVIAHRLATVQNADRIAVMDQGRLVAVGTHQQLIASNPLYARLAALQFNAGRA; from the coding sequence ATGATTTCACTGTTTTCCGGGCGTCAGCGTCAGGCCATACGTCTGGCCGCGAGCTTCATCGCGCCGTATCGCTGGCAGGCACTGGGCGCGTTGCTGGCGCTGGTCGTCACGGCGGGCATCACCCTGTCGATCGGGCAGGGCATCAAGCTGATGATCGACCAGGGATTCATGACGCGTTCTGCACAACTGCTCGAACGTTCCATCGGGTTGTTCATGCTGTTGACGGTCGGCCTGGCCATCGGGACGTTTACACGCTTCTACCTCGTGTCGTGGATCGGTGAACGTGTGGTTGCCGACTTGCGCAAGAAAGTCTTCGACCACCTGATCGAATTGCATCCGGGCTTCTATGAAAATAACCGCAGCTCGGAAATTCAGTCGCGATTGACCGCCGACACCACCCTGTTGCAGTCGGTCATCGGTTCGTCGCTGTCGATGTTTCTGCGCAATGCATTGATGGTGATAGGCGGCATTGTGCTGCTGTTCATCACCAATCCCAAACTCACCAGCATTGTAGTGGTGGCCTTGCCGCTGATCATTGCGCCCATCCTCATGTTTGGTCGACGGGTGCGCAACCTGTCGCGCGAAAGTCAGGACCGGGTCGCCAACGTGGGCAGCTATGTGGCCGAGGCGCTGGGGCAGATCAAGACGGTACAGGCCTACAACCATCAGCAGCAGGACCGACAGCGCTTTGCACACACCGTCGAGCAAGCGTTCGATACCGCCCGCAAACGGATTCTGCAGCGTTCCTGGCTGATTACGCTGGTCATCGTTCTGGTACTGGGTGCCGTCGCCGTGATGTTGTGGGTGGGTGGCATGGACGTGATCAACGGCCGCATTTCCAGCGGTGAACTGGCAGCGTTCGTGTTCTATGCGCTGGTAGTGGGCATGGCGTTCGGCACGTTGAGTGAAGTGATCGGCGAGTTGCAGCGCGCCGCCGGTGCCGCCGAGCGTATCGGCGAACTGCTTCAGGCGCGCAGCGAGATCCGCGCGCCAGCTACCGACCTGCTGATCCTGCCGCCGCGCATCAGCGGTCGTCTGGCGCTGGAAAACGTCAGCTTTGCCTACCCGTCACGGCCCGAGCGCAACGCCGTCGACAGCCTGACCCTGAGTGTGGAACCCGGCGAAACACTGGCGCTGGTCGGCCCCTCGGGGGCGGGCAAGTCAACGATCTTCGACCTGCTGCTGCGTTTCTATGATCCGGCAAGCGGACGGATTCTGATCGAGGGAATGGCGGTCGAGCGCCTTGACCCTCATGACCTGCGCCGCTGCTTCGCACTGGTCTCGCAATCGCCGGCACTGTTTTTTGGCAGCGTCGAGGACAACATCCGTTATGGCAACGCGAACGCCAGTTTCGAGCAGGTAGAGGCCGCCGCCCGGATCGCACATGCCCATGAGTTCATTCTGGAAATGGCTGACGGCTATCGCACCCATCTGGGCGAGGGCGGGCTTGGTCTGTCAGGCGGGCAACGGCAGCGTCTGGCGATTGCCCGGGCATTGCTGGTCGACGCGCCGGTGCTGTTGCTGGACGAGGCCACCAGCGCGCTGGATGCGCAAAGCGAGCATTTGATTCAACAAGCGTTGCCGAGCCTGATGCAGGGCCGAACCACGCTGGTGATCGCCCACCGGCTGGCCACGGTACAGAATGCCGATCGCATTGCAGTCATGGACCAGGGGCGGCTGGTGGCCGTTGGTACGCATCAGCAGCTGATTGCCAGCAACCCACTATATGCACGCCTGGCGGCGTTACAATTCAATGCGGGCAGGGCGTGA
- a CDS encoding pyrimidine/purine nucleoside phosphorylase produces the protein MFKVNEYFDGTVKSIAFSQADGQATIGVMAAGEYEFGTAQREIMHVISGELNVKLPDSSDWETFTTGSQFNVPANSKFQIKVSVDTAYLCEYR, from the coding sequence ATGTTCAAGGTCAACGAATACTTCGACGGCACCGTCAAATCCATCGCCTTCAGCCAGGCCGACGGTCAGGCAACCATCGGCGTCATGGCAGCGGGTGAATATGAGTTCGGTACTGCGCAACGGGAAATCATGCACGTCATTTCCGGTGAGTTGAATGTGAAACTTCCTGACAGCAGCGACTGGGAAACTTTCACCACCGGCAGCCAGTTCAATGTACCGGCGAACAGCAAGTTCCAGATCAAGGTCAGCGTCGATACGGCTTATCTGTGTGAATATCGCTGA
- a CDS encoding exonuclease domain-containing protein: MPHWLVIDLEATTEEGGWPVAEMEVIEIGATLVNQDGRELDHFERFVRPVRRPLLTHFCRELTHISQSNIDSAAPLTAVWPQFERWLAHHRARVVGWASWGDYDRQQLEEEWRNHQLDSALSSMPHVNLKQRFAQARHLQKPMGLNSALQLAGMQFSGQQHRALVDARNTARLLPLILTN, from the coding sequence ATGCCGCATTGGCTAGTGATTGATCTGGAGGCTACCACTGAAGAAGGTGGCTGGCCGGTCGCAGAAATGGAAGTCATCGAAATAGGCGCGACACTGGTCAATCAGGACGGGCGCGAGCTGGATCACTTCGAGCGCTTCGTACGCCCCGTTCGCAGACCGCTGCTGACCCATTTCTGTCGCGAACTTACCCATATCAGCCAAAGCAATATCGACAGCGCCGCACCGCTGACAGCTGTGTGGCCGCAGTTTGAGCGCTGGCTTGCTCATCATCGGGCCCGCGTTGTGGGTTGGGCGAGTTGGGGGGATTACGACCGTCAGCAACTGGAAGAGGAATGGCGTAATCATCAACTCGACAGCGCCCTGTCCAGCATGCCGCATGTCAATCTCAAACAGCGTTTTGCCCAGGCCCGCCATCTGCAGAAACCCATGGGTCTGAACAGCGCCCTGCAATTGGCCGGTATGCAGTTTTCCGGTCAGCAACACCGGGCGCTGGTCGATGCCCGCAACACCGCCAGATTGTTGCCACTGATTCTGACCAACTGA
- a CDS encoding substrate-binding periplasmic protein, which yields MKRLAVIINGRLRGTATGVLLFLSLVTGSQSFAAQVVRVAAVHFPPYMVRPEKGEDTGLLPRLIAALNTAQDDYEFVMIPTSVARRFRDFTEGRFDIAIFENPDWGWKDIPHETVDMGLEDAEVYVARRTEGREQDYFDTLSGKRLAVFSGYHYGFANFNTDQKFLNEHFNMTSTYSHDSNLLMVVRGRADIAPVTRSYLIDFMAHNKAEAEQLMVSDRVDQIYRQYALLRPNGTIDVSHFTVLLDKLRRDGTLAAIFQPLHIKVLPMSTDGAER from the coding sequence ATGAAAAGACTTGCAGTGATAATCAATGGGCGACTGCGCGGGACTGCAACGGGCGTATTGCTGTTCCTCTCGCTGGTGACGGGGTCGCAGTCTTTCGCAGCGCAAGTCGTGCGTGTGGCAGCGGTGCATTTCCCGCCGTACATGGTGCGTCCCGAGAAAGGCGAAGACACCGGCCTGTTGCCACGTCTGATCGCGGCCTTGAATACGGCGCAGGATGATTACGAGTTCGTGATGATTCCGACCTCCGTAGCACGACGCTTTCGCGACTTTACCGAAGGCCGTTTCGACATCGCGATCTTTGAAAACCCTGACTGGGGCTGGAAAGATATTCCCCATGAAACAGTCGATATGGGGCTCGAAGATGCTGAAGTGTATGTTGCCCGGCGTACCGAAGGGCGCGAGCAGGACTATTTCGACACGCTGTCGGGGAAACGCCTGGCCGTGTTCTCCGGGTACCATTACGGTTTTGCCAACTTCAATACCGATCAGAAGTTTCTGAACGAACACTTCAACATGACCTCGACGTATTCTCATGACAGCAATCTGCTGATGGTCGTGCGCGGAAGAGCAGACATTGCGCCGGTTACCCGTTCTTATCTGATTGACTTCATGGCGCATAACAAAGCCGAGGCCGAGCAGTTGATGGTGTCTGATCGCGTCGACCAGATTTATCGGCAATACGCGTTGTTGCGTCCCAACGGCACTATCGATGTATCACACTTCACAGTGTTGCTGGACAAGCTGCGCAGGGATGGAACGCTGGCGGCTATCTTTCAGCCGCTGCACATCAAGGTACTGCCGATGAGTACTGACGGCGCTGAGCGATAA
- a CDS encoding DUF2897 family protein, translated as MPWYAWLILLVAIGSIVGGLMMLRDTAKKLPLTEEQLKRVHERNAEMDAKDARDR; from the coding sequence ATGCCCTGGTATGCCTGGTTAATTCTGCTCGTAGCCATCGGCTCGATCGTCGGCGGTCTGATGATGCTGCGCGATACAGCCAAGAAACTGCCCCTGACCGAAGAACAGCTCAAGCGCGTCCATGAGCGCAACGCGGAAATGGACGCCAAGGACGCCAGGGATCGTTGA